Genomic window (Streptomyces sp. LX-29):
GGCGCCCCGTACGGGGTCTTCGAGGCCGCGTACGTCGAGGCCGGCGCCGTGCCGCACACCGCGGTGCTGCCGGACGGGGAGCGCGTCGCCGTCGCCCCGGCCCCCGACCACCGGCCGCTGCTCGCCGTCGACGAGCCGCCGCTTCCCCCGCCGCTGCCGCCCGGGCCCAGCCGCCGCGCCCCGCTCGGCCTGGTCGCCGGGGCGCGCAGCGGTGACAAGGGCGGCTCGGCCAACGTGGGCGTCTGGGTCCGCGACGAGGACGCCTGGCGCTGGCTGGCGCACACCCTCACCGTGGACCGCTTCCGCGCGCTGCTGCCGGAGACGGCACCCTTCGCCGTCGTCCGTCATGTGCTGCCGAACCTCCGGGCGCTGAACTTCACCGTCGACGGGCTGCTGGGCGACGGCGTCGCCGCACAGGCCCGCTTCGACCCGCAGGCCAAGGCCGTGGGGGAGTGGCTGCGCTCCCGCCACCTGGAGATACCGGAGGTGCTGCTGCCATGACCGTCCTGGTCTCCGCGCTGGACCCGGCGAGCCCCGACCACGCCGCCCGCCGCGCCGCGATGCTCGACCGGCTCGCCGAGATCGACGCCGAGCACGCCAAGGCGCTCGCCGGGGGCGGCGAGAAGTACACGACCCGGCACCGGGAGCGCGGCAAGCTGCTGGCCCGCGAGCGGATCGAGCTGCTGCTGGACCCCGACACCCCGTTCCTGGAGCTGTCGCCGCTCGCCGCCTGGGGCAGCGACCACCCCGTCGGCGCCTCCGTCGTCACCGGCGTCGGCACCGTCGAGGGCGTCGAGTGCCTGATCACCGCCAACGACCCGACGGTGCGCGGCGGCGCCAGCAACCCCTGGACGCTGAAGAAGGTGCTGCGCGCCAACGAGATCGCCCGCGCCAACCGACTGCCGCTGATCAGCCTGGTCGAGTCCGGCGGCGCCGACCTGCCCTCCCAGAAGGAGATCTTCATCCCCGGCGGGGCGCTCTTCCGCGACCTCACCCGGCTCTCCGCCGCCGGCATCCCCACCCTGGCCGTCGTCTTCGGCAACTCCACCGCCGGCGGCGCCTACGTCCCCGGCATGTCCGACCACGTGATCATGGTCGCTGAGCGGGCCAAGGTCTTCCTCGGCGGCCCGCCGCTGGTGAGGATGGCCACCGGGGAGGAGAGCGACGACGAGTCGCTGGGCGGCGCGGAGATGCACGCCCGCACCTCCGGGCTGGCCGACTACTTCGCGCTGGACGAGCTCGACGCGCTGCGCCAGGCGCGCCGCGTCGTCGCCCGCCTCAACCGGCGCAAGGCGCACCCCGATCCGGGCCCGGCCGAGCCGCCGGCGTACGACCCGGAGGAGCTGCTGGGCATCGTGCCCGCCGACCTCAAGGCCCCCTTCGACCCGCGCGAGGTCATCGCCCGGATCGTCGACGGCTCGGACTTCGACGAGTTCAAACCGTTGTACGGGCCGAGCCTGACCACCGGCTGGGCGCGGCTGCACGGCTATCCGGTGGGCGTCCTCGCCAACGCGCAGGGCGTGCTGTTCAGCCAGGAGTCCCAGAAGGCCGCCCAGTTCATCCAGCTCGCCAACCAGCGCGACGTCCCGCTGGTCTTCCTGCACCACACCACCGGCTACATGGTCGGCAAGGAGTACGAGCAGGGCGGCATCATCAAGCACGGCGCGATGATGATCAACGCGGTGGCCAACTCCCGCGTCCCCCATCTGTCCGTCCTCATCGGCGCCTCCTACGGCGCCGGCCACTACGGCATGTGCGGCCGCGCCTTCGACCCCCGCTTCCTCTTCGCCTGGCCCAGCGCCAAGTCGGCCGTGATGGGGCCGCAGCAGCTCGCCGGGGTGCTGTCGATCGTCGCCCGCGCCTCCGCCGCCGCCAAGGGCCGACCGTACGACGAGGAGGCCGACGCCGGGCTGCGCGCCATGGTGGAGCGCCAGATCGAGTCCGAGTCGCTGCCGCTGTTCCTCTCCGGCCGGCTCTACGACGACGGGGTCATCGACCCCCGCGACACCCGCACCGTGCTGGGGCTGTGCCTGTCCGCGATCCACACCGCACCGGTCGAGGGCGCCCGCGGCGGCTTCGGCGTCTTCCGGATGTGAGGGACCATCGTGATCTCTTCCGTGCTCGTCGCCAACCGGGGCGAGATCGCCCGTCGGATCTTCCGCACCTGCCGCGAACTGGGCATCGCCACCGTCGCCGTCTACTCCGACCCGGACGCCGGGGCGCCGCACGTGCGGGAGGCCGACGCGGCGGTGCGGCTGCCGGGCGCCGCGGCCGCCGACACCTACCTCCGCGCCGACCTGCTGGTGAAGGCGGCGCTCGCGGCGGGCGCCGACGCCGTCCACCCCGGCTACGGATTCCTCTCCGAGAACGCGGAGTTCGCGCGGGCGGTGACCGCCGCCGGGCTGCGGTGGATCGGGCCGCCCGCCGAAGCGATCGAGGCCATGGCCTCCAAGACCCGCGCCAAGGAGCTCATGGCCCGGTGCGGGGTGCCGCTGCTCGCTCCGCTGGATCCGGAGCGGGTCACCGCCGAGCGGCTGCCGGTGCTGGTCAAGGCCGCGGCGGGCGGCGGCGGGCGCGGGATGCGCGTGGTGCGCGAGCTCGCGGCGCTGCCCGCGGAGGTCGCCTCCGCGGCCGCGGAGGCCGCGGCCGCCTTCGGGGACGGCGAGGTCTTCGTGGAGCCGTATGTGGAGCGCGGCCGCCATGTCGAGGTGCAGATCCTCGCCGACGCCGTCGGTACCACCTGGGCGCTGGGCACCCGTGACTGTTCTCTCCAGCGCCGCCACCAGAAGGTGATCGAGGAGGCCCCGGCGCCGGGGCTGGCCGAGGAGCTCCGCGAGACGCTGCACGGCGCGGCGGTGGCGGCGGCGCGCGCCATCGGCTACGTGGGCGCGGGCACCGTCGAGTTCCTGGTGACGGCCGACGGCCGGCCGTACTTCCTGGAGATGAACACCCGGCTCCAGGTCGAACACCCGGTGACCGAGGCGGTGTTCCGCCTCGACCTGGTGGCGCTGCAACTGCGGATCGCGGAGGGCGAACCGCTGCCCGCAACACCGCCGCCGCCCGCCGGGCACGCGGTGGAGGCGCGGCTGTACGCGGAGGACCCGGCGCGCGGGTGGGCGCCGCAGGCGGGGCCGTTGTACGCGTTCTCCGTGCCGGGTGGCTCGGCCGCGGCGCCACGGGTCGACGCCGGCTATGCCGACGGGGACGTGATCGGCACCCACTACGACCCGATGCTGGCCAAGGTCATCGTGTGGGCCCCCACCCGTGCCGAGGCGGTGCGCCGGCTCGCGCACGCCCTGGAGCGGGCCCGTATCCACGGCCCGGTCACCAACCGCGACCTCCTCGTCCGCTCGCTGCGTCACCCGGACTTCCTGGCCGCCCGGGTGGACACCGGCTTCTACGGCCGGCATCTGGCGGAGCTCACCGCCCCGGACGCCGACGACCGGCCGGTCCGGCTCGCGGCGCTGGCCGCCGCGCTGGCGGACGCCGCGGGGCGGGGACGCGCCGGCGGGCTCCCGGCCCGGCTCGGGGGCTGGCGGAACCTCCCCTCCCAGCCGCAGCGCAGGAGCTACCGCCATGAGCCGGGTGGGGATGGATACGAGGTCCGTTACCGCGTGACTCGTCAGGGGCCGGTCCCGGAGGACCTTCAGGGGGTGGCGGTGGTCGGCATCGCGTCCGACGGGGTCACCCTCGAAGTCGACGGCGTGGTACGGAACTTCCGGGTCTCGACCTACGGGGACCGGGTGTACGTGGACACCGCCACCGGCTCGTACGCCCTCACCGCCCTGCCCCGTTTCCCGGACCCCGAGGACCGCGTCGAGCCCGGCTCGCTGCTGGCGCCCATGCCGGGCGCCGTGGTGCGGATCGCGGAGGGGCTGGCCGAGGGGGATCGGGTGACGGCCGGGCAGCCGCTGCTGTGGCTGGAGGCCATGAAGATGGAACACAAGATCACCGCACCCGCCGACGGCGTCCTCGCCGCGCTGCACGCGACCCCCGGCCGGCAGGTCGAGGTCGGCGCGCTGCTGGCGGTGGTGGTGCCGGAGCGAGACGAGACGTGAGGCGCCGGGCCAGGGGAAAGAGTGCTCTGCCGACCCGTGTTGGGGCGATCCCCCGTGAATATACGGTCCAGGAGCCCTACCCCGGAGGCCCACGGCGCCGCCCCGCACAGCGTCACAGCAACCGAGGAGGAGCCACCGTGAGCATCAGCATCGGCATCACCGAGCACAACGACCTCCGCACCGCCGTCGCCGCCCTCGGCGCGCGCTACGGCCGCGACTACTTCCTCACCAGCACCCGCGAGGGCGGGCACACCGACGAACTGTGGGCCGAAGCCGGCAAGCTCGGCTTCATCGGCGTCAACCTGCCGGAGGCGTACGGCGGCGGGGGCGCGGGCATCGCCGAGCTGGCGATCGTCCTGGAGGAGCTGGGCACCGCCGGCTGCCCGCTGCTCCTTATGGTCGTCTCGCCCGCCATCTGCGGGACCGTGATCGCCCGCTACGGCACCGAGGAGCAGCGGCGGCGCTGGCTGCCGGGCATCGCCGACGGTCGCATCCGGATGGCCTTCGGCATCACCGAGCCGGACGCCGGCTCCAACGCGCACCGGATCACCACCACCGCCCGACGGGCCCCGGACGGCGGCTGGCTGCTCAGCGGCCGCAAGGTGTTCGTGTCCGGGGTGGACGCCGCCGACGCCACGATGATCGTCGGCCGTACCGCGGACGCCCGCACCGGCACCCTGAAGCCCTGCCTGTTCATCGTCCCGCGCCAGACCCCGGGCTTCTCCCACCACCGCATCCCGATGGAACTGACCGCTCCGGAGAAGCAGTTCGAGCTGGTCATGGACGAGGTGCGGCTCCCCGCGGACGCGCTGGTGGGCGACGAGGACGCGGGGCTGGACCAGCTCTTCGCCGGGCTCAACCCGGAGCGGGTCATGACGGCCGCCTTCGCCATCGGGCTGGGCCGCTACGCGCTGGGTCGGGCGGTGGAGTACGCCCGCACCCGCCAGGTGTGGAAGCAGCCCATCGGCGCCCACCAGGCCATCGCCCACCCGCTGGCGCAGGCCCACATCGACCTTGAGCTGGCCCGGCTGATGACGGAGAAGGCGGCCCGGCTCTTCGACGCGGGCGACGACGCGGGCGCGGGCGAGGCCGCCAACATGGCGAAGTACGCGGCGGCGGAGGCGGCGGTGAAAGCCGTCGACCAGGCCGTGCACACCCTCGGCGGCAACGGATTGACCACGGAGTTCGGCCTCGCCTCGCTGGTCACGGCGGCCCGGGTGACCCGGATCGCGCCGGTCAGCCGGGAGATGATCCTCAACTATGTGTCGCACCAGACGCTCGGGCTCCCCAAGTCGTACTGAGCGCATCGCGTCTGTCGAGTGTTGTCGAGTGCGCCGCTTGCGCGAAACGGCCGGGACGGTCCATACACAGCCTTACGAAAGCGCCGTATCCGTCGACCGTCGAACCGCCGACACCCGAGGAGCGAGCCATGGTGTTCCGGAGCGATTACCCCGCCGTCCCGCCCGTCGATGAACCCATCCACGACGCCGTACTCGGCCGCGCCGCCGAGTACGGCGAGCGACCCGCGCTGATCGACGGGCTGGACGGCACCGTCGTCAGCTACGCCCGGCTCGACCACGACACCCGCCGCCTCGCCGCCGCGCTCGCCGACGCCGGGGTGCGCAAGGGGGATGTGGTCGCGCTGCACAGTCCCAACTCCATCGTCTACCCGATGGTCTGCTACGGCGTCACCCGCACCGGCGCCGCGCTCACCCCCGTCCATCCTTTGGCCACCGCCGCCGAGTTCGCCGCGCAGCTGCGCGACTCGCGGGCGACATGGATCATCACGGTGGCCGCCCTGCTGGAGGTGGCCCGGCAGGCGGCCGAGCAGGTGGGCGGGGTACGGGAGATCTTCCTCTGCGACCGGGCGCCCGGCCACCGGTCGGTACGGGACATGCTGGAGTGCACCGCCCCGGAGCCGGTGGTGGAGATCGATCCGGGCGTGGACATCGCGGTGCTGCCCTACTCCTCGGGCACCACCGGAGTCCCCAAGGGAGTGATGCTCACCCATCGCAGCATCGCCACCAACCTCGCGCAGCTCGACGCCGTGATCCCCGCCGACCCCGACGACAGCCTGCTGGCCGTGCTGCCGTTCTTCCACATCTACGGACTGACGGCGCTGATGAACGCCCCGCTGCGCAACGGCAGCAGTGTGATCGTGCTGCCCCGCTTCGATCTGGAGCAGTTCCTCGGCGCCGTCGAGAAACACCGGGTGACCGCGCTGTACGTGGCCCCGCCCATCGTGCTGGCGCTCGCCAAGCACCCGGCCGTACCCCACCGCGACCTCTCCTCGCTGCGGTACGTGATGTGCTCGGCCGCGCCGCTGGACGCCGAACTGGCGGCTGCCTGCGCCCGCCGGCTGAACATGCCACGGGTCCTCCAGGCGTACGGCATGACCGAGCTGTCGCCGTGCTCGCACTGCGTGCCCCGGTACGCCGAGGAGGTGCCGCCCGGCACGGTCGGCAAGCTGCTGCCCGACACCGAGATGCGGATCGTCGCGGTGGACGGCGGCGGCCGCGAGCTGGGCGTCGGCGAGACCGGCGAACTCTGGATGCGCGGACCGCAGGTGATGAAGGGCTACCTGGGCCGCGCCTCCGAGACCGCCGCCATGGTGGACGCCGACGGCTGGCTGCACACCGGCGACGTCGGCCGGATCGACACGGAGGGGTGGGTGTACATCGTCGACCGGGTCAAGGAGCTGATCAAGTACAAGGGCTACCAGGTCGCCCCCGCCGAACTGGAGGCCGTCCTGCTCGGCCACGAGGACGTCGCCGACGCCGTCGTGGTCGGGGTGCCCGACGCCGACGGCAACGAGATCCCCAAGGCGTACGTCGTGCCCCGCCCCGGGGCCGAGATCGGCGAGGCCGAACTGATCACCTATGTCGCCGGGCAGGTGGCGCCGTACAAGAAGGTCCGTCGCGTGGAGTTCACCACCGTCGTCCCGCGCTCCGCCGCCGGCAAGATCCTGCGTCGCGAGCTGCGCGCCCGGGAGCGCGCGATAAGCGAGGTGACCTGTGATGTGACGGGCGACGCGCCCGGCGGGGTGACGAGCGACGCGCCCGGCGAGGGGAGCCCGATGGCTCCGTAAGCGCCGCCCGTCCCGCCGCCGGCGCGCCCGGTCGCGCCGGCGGTGCCCGTACCCACCCGAGAAGGGAGTCCGACCACCCCATGACCGACGCCCCGGCCCCGTCCCCCGACGCCGCCCCGACCCCGCTGGTGCGGACCACGCACGAGCGGGGGCTGACCACCCTCACCCTCGACTCGCCGCACAACCGCAACGCGCTCTCCGCCCGGCTGGTCGCCGAGCTGCGCGCGGCGCTGGCGGCGGCGGCCGAGGACCCGGGCACCCGCGCGGTGCTGCTCACCCACACCGGGAACACCTTCTGCGCCGGCGCCGACCTGCGAGAGCCCCGCCCCACCGGCCCGCTCGACCTGGTGGCGCTGCTGCGCGCCATCGTGGAGCTGCCCAAGCCGGTGGTGGCCCGGGTGACCGGGCACGTCCGGGCGGGCGGGCTGGGGCTGCTGGGCGCCTGCGACATCTCGGCGGCCGGGCCCGCCGCGAGCTTCGCCTTCACCGAGGCCCGGCTGGGGCTGGCCCCGGCGGTGATCTCGCTGCCCCTGCTGCCGCGCCTGGACGCCCGGGCCGCCGCCCGCTACTACCTCACCGGGGAGCGCTTCGACGCGGCGGAGGCGGCCCGTATCGGCCTCGTCACCCTCGCCGACGGCGACCCGGACCAGGCGCTGGCCCCGGTCCTGGACGGGCTCCGCCGCGGCTCCCCACAGGGCCTGGCCGCCTCCAAGCGGCTGACCACGGAGGGGGTGCTACGCGCCTTCGACCGGGACGCGGAGCGCTATGCCGAGCGGTCGGCGGAGCTCTTCGGCTCCGCCGAGGCGGGCGAGGGCATGCGGGCCTTCCTGGAACGGAGGGACCCGTGGTGGGCGGAGTGAGGGCCACCGCGCCGGGCGGCCGTACGGCGAGCCCGCCCAAACAGGACCGCAGCCGCGCCACCCGACGGCGGCTGCTGTCCGCGGCCGTGGCCTGCCTGGCCGAACACGGCTGGGCGGGCTCCACGGTCGCGGCGGTCGCCGAGCGGGCCGGAGTCTCCCGCGGGGCGGCGCAGCACCACTTCCCGACCCGCGAGGACCTCTTCACGGCGGCGGTGGAGCAGGTCGCGGAGGAACGGCAGGAGGCGCTCAAGGCCCTGGCCGCCAAGCTGCCGCCGGCCGGCTCCGTCGCCCGCACCCGCACCATCGTCGAGGCCC
Coding sequences:
- a CDS encoding TetR/AcrR family transcriptional regulator, with amino-acid sequence MVGGVRATAPGGRTASPPKQDRSRATRRRLLSAAVACLAEHGWAGSTVAAVAERAGVSRGAAQHHFPTREDLFTAAVEQVAEERQEALKALAAKLPPAGSVARTRTIVEALVDLYTGPLFRAALQLWVAASHEEQLAARVAALEARIGRETHRTALELLGADEGVPGVRETVQGLLDMARGLGLANLLTDDTPRRTRVITEWSRLLDTALPPPPP
- a CDS encoding enoyl-CoA hydratase family protein, encoding MTDAPAPSPDAAPTPLVRTTHERGLTTLTLDSPHNRNALSARLVAELRAALAAAAEDPGTRAVLLTHTGNTFCAGADLREPRPTGPLDLVALLRAIVELPKPVVARVTGHVRAGGLGLLGACDISAAGPAASFAFTEARLGLAPAVISLPLLPRLDARAAARYYLTGERFDAAEAARIGLVTLADGDPDQALAPVLDGLRRGSPQGLAASKRLTTEGVLRAFDRDAERYAERSAELFGSAEAGEGMRAFLERRDPWWAE
- a CDS encoding biotin carboxylase N-terminal domain-containing protein; this translates as MISSVLVANRGEIARRIFRTCRELGIATVAVYSDPDAGAPHVREADAAVRLPGAAAADTYLRADLLVKAALAAGADAVHPGYGFLSENAEFARAVTAAGLRWIGPPAEAIEAMASKTRAKELMARCGVPLLAPLDPERVTAERLPVLVKAAAGGGGRGMRVVRELAALPAEVASAAAEAAAAFGDGEVFVEPYVERGRHVEVQILADAVGTTWALGTRDCSLQRRHQKVIEEAPAPGLAEELRETLHGAAVAAARAIGYVGAGTVEFLVTADGRPYFLEMNTRLQVEHPVTEAVFRLDLVALQLRIAEGEPLPATPPPPAGHAVEARLYAEDPARGWAPQAGPLYAFSVPGGSAAAPRVDAGYADGDVIGTHYDPMLAKVIVWAPTRAEAVRRLAHALERARIHGPVTNRDLLVRSLRHPDFLAARVDTGFYGRHLAELTAPDADDRPVRLAALAAALADAAGRGRAGGLPARLGGWRNLPSQPQRRSYRHEPGGDGYEVRYRVTRQGPVPEDLQGVAVVGIASDGVTLEVDGVVRNFRVSTYGDRVYVDTATGSYALTALPRFPDPEDRVEPGSLLAPMPGAVVRIAEGLAEGDRVTAGQPLLWLEAMKMEHKITAPADGVLAALHATPGRQVEVGALLAVVVPERDET
- a CDS encoding acyl-CoA dehydrogenase family protein; translation: MSISIGITEHNDLRTAVAALGARYGRDYFLTSTREGGHTDELWAEAGKLGFIGVNLPEAYGGGGAGIAELAIVLEELGTAGCPLLLMVVSPAICGTVIARYGTEEQRRRWLPGIADGRIRMAFGITEPDAGSNAHRITTTARRAPDGGWLLSGRKVFVSGVDAADATMIVGRTADARTGTLKPCLFIVPRQTPGFSHHRIPMELTAPEKQFELVMDEVRLPADALVGDEDAGLDQLFAGLNPERVMTAAFAIGLGRYALGRAVEYARTRQVWKQPIGAHQAIAHPLAQAHIDLELARLMTEKAARLFDAGDDAGAGEAANMAKYAAAEAAVKAVDQAVHTLGGNGLTTEFGLASLVTAARVTRIAPVSREMILNYVSHQTLGLPKSY
- a CDS encoding AMP-binding protein — protein: MVFRSDYPAVPPVDEPIHDAVLGRAAEYGERPALIDGLDGTVVSYARLDHDTRRLAAALADAGVRKGDVVALHSPNSIVYPMVCYGVTRTGAALTPVHPLATAAEFAAQLRDSRATWIITVAALLEVARQAAEQVGGVREIFLCDRAPGHRSVRDMLECTAPEPVVEIDPGVDIAVLPYSSGTTGVPKGVMLTHRSIATNLAQLDAVIPADPDDSLLAVLPFFHIYGLTALMNAPLRNGSSVIVLPRFDLEQFLGAVEKHRVTALYVAPPIVLALAKHPAVPHRDLSSLRYVMCSAAPLDAELAAACARRLNMPRVLQAYGMTELSPCSHCVPRYAEEVPPGTVGKLLPDTEMRIVAVDGGGRELGVGETGELWMRGPQVMKGYLGRASETAAMVDADGWLHTGDVGRIDTEGWVYIVDRVKELIKYKGYQVAPAELEAVLLGHEDVADAVVVGVPDADGNEIPKAYVVPRPGAEIGEAELITYVAGQVAPYKKVRRVEFTTVVPRSAAGKILRRELRARERAISEVTCDVTGDAPGGVTSDAPGEGSPMAP
- a CDS encoding carboxyl transferase domain-containing protein, encoding MTVLVSALDPASPDHAARRAAMLDRLAEIDAEHAKALAGGGEKYTTRHRERGKLLARERIELLLDPDTPFLELSPLAAWGSDHPVGASVVTGVGTVEGVECLITANDPTVRGGASNPWTLKKVLRANEIARANRLPLISLVESGGADLPSQKEIFIPGGALFRDLTRLSAAGIPTLAVVFGNSTAGGAYVPGMSDHVIMVAERAKVFLGGPPLVRMATGEESDDESLGGAEMHARTSGLADYFALDELDALRQARRVVARLNRRKAHPDPGPAEPPAYDPEELLGIVPADLKAPFDPREVIARIVDGSDFDEFKPLYGPSLTTGWARLHGYPVGVLANAQGVLFSQESQKAAQFIQLANQRDVPLVFLHHTTGYMVGKEYEQGGIIKHGAMMINAVANSRVPHLSVLIGASYGAGHYGMCGRAFDPRFLFAWPSAKSAVMGPQQLAGVLSIVARASAAAKGRPYDEEADAGLRAMVERQIESESLPLFLSGRLYDDGVIDPRDTRTVLGLCLSAIHTAPVEGARGGFGVFRM